TGCATGGCAAAACCTCTCAGGTGTCTCACACTGGAGTGGGAGTTTTCCGGGGATTAGAAAATCCTCTAATTGCCACCAGGTATCATAGTTTGGTAATCGAACGTGAGACTTGCCCAGATGTGTTAGAAATCACCGCTTGGGTTGAAGATAACACCATTATGGGAGTGCGACACCGGAACTATCCTCACATTCAGGGCGTCCAGTTTCACCCAGAGAGTGTCCTGACATCTTCAGGAAAACAGTTATTGCGAAATTTTCTGGAACAGTTACAGTCAAGAGCATAATTAATGAAACGACGACAGTTGATGGGCTATGCTGGGGCGGGGTTGGTCACAGCTTTGGTTACTACCTTGGGTTCTGAATCTCAAGCTGACGCACAATCTAGCGGTTTATCAGTTCAGTGGTTGGGTCATACTTGCTTTCTTTTTACTGGTGGCGGTGCGAAAATTCTCGTCAATCCATTTCGGTCGGTCGGCTGTACTGCTGGGTATCGTCCACCAAAAGTTGCAGCAGATTTGGTACTCATTAGCAGTCAACTGCTAGATGAAGGTGCTGTGGACGTACTACCGGGAAATGCAAAACTCATCTACGAACCAGGTGTTTATGAGTTTAAAGGCATTAAGTTCCAAGGAATTGCCATAGACCACGATCGCAAAGGTGGTAAGCAGTTTGGCTCAAATACTGCTTGGAGTTGGAAGCAAGGCGGAATTAATATCCTACACTTAGGCGGAGCCGCTGCACCCATTTCTATTGAGCAAAAAATCCTGATGGGGCGTCCCGATGTGGCATTTATTCCAGTGGGAGGCAGTGCAAAAGCCTACAATGCTGAGGAAGCAAAGCAGGCTGTTCAAGTATTAAATCCCAAGTTGGTGATTCCGACTCATTACCGCACACAAGCTGCTGATGCTGCTAAGTGCGATCTTTCGCCATTGGATAATTTTCTGACCCTGATGCAAGGGATGCCAGTGCGGCGTAGCAATGGAGATAGTATTTCCATTAGCCCTGGTAAATTGCCGGAAAAGGGAGAAATTCAGGTTTTAAGTTACAAGTTTTGAATAAAGGGGATTGGGAAAGAAGCAGAGGAAGCAGGGGAAAATAATGAATCCTGCCTCCATCTCCTGAATTCAGGATTCTGAATTCTGAATTCTGATTTTAGAACGTATACCACTCTGGCCCAAGCTTATCTGCGTCGCTAATGGGAGTCTCAACTGCTGTCGTTTCATTTATAGTCCAAATGTTGTCTGTACCTGCTGTCTGATCGCGCCAGTAGATATCAGTCTTGCCATCGCCGTTGAAATCGCCAAGGGATGGTGTCAAGGCCGCGTTATTGGCTGGTAAAAAAGCTTCAGTCGCAACTGTTGTGCCATCCATCAACCAAGCGGTGTTCGCACCTGTGGTTCCATTGTGCCAGAAGATATCAGTCTTGCCATCACCGTTGAAGTCACCAATTTTAGAAGTCCAGGATGAGTCAAGTGTAGCCAAAGCACCTTCTGTGACTAAGATACCATTCATTGTCCAAACCTTGTTCTCACCTGTTTGGGCGTTTCTCCACAGAATGTCTGTCTTAAAGTCGCCGTTGAAATCACCAAGGCTAGAAGTCCAGGCGGCATCTTGGGATTGCAGAGCAAATTCAGTCTTTTGGGTACCATCCATAAACCAAGCGGTGTTATCGCCTGTTGTGGCATTGCGCCAGAAGATATCACTCTTGCCATTGCCGTCGAAATCAACAATGGTAGGAGTTAGTGCTGTGTCTGTAGGGTCTAGAACAGTTGCATTCAGAACGGTGGTGCCATCCATCTCCCAAATAGCGTTCTCGCCAGTTGTGGCATTATGCCAGAAGATATCGGTTTTGCGATCGCCGTTGAAATCTCCAATCTGAGGACTCCAGGCTGGATCAACGCTACTTAGAACAGCCGCACTACCAACTCTGGTGCCATCCATCAGGACAACGCTATTTTCACCTAGGTTGTCNNNTTGCGTAATAAGAAGTCGGTTTTGCCANNNNGCATTGAAGTCAGCAATTTTGTAATCATAGGCCGATAGGTCAAATTGACCCAAAGAACCCTGTTCGACAACTGTTGTGCCATCCATCAACCGAATGATAATCTCACCAGTTGAAGCATTGACCCAAACTTTGTCTGTTTTACCATCACCGTTAAAGTCAGGAGTAATCGCCGCACTAGTTAAGTAAGGATTAGGATTGGGATTTGCTGACGTTTTAATGGGCGCAGTCACCGCTTGACTTTCTAGTGCTAGTGAAGAACTCTTATTTCCAAACCCCAAATCATAATTTAAACTCTTAAGAGAAGTTGTCAAGATTTCTGATTTTGCAAAAGAATCTGATAACAATCGAGATGTATTCAAACCTAATGGTGAGGAATTTGAATTGTCAGGCATGGTGAATTTTTATTATTGGCTGCCATATTTTTTTAACTTTTTTTGGCAATCTCTTTCTGTAACGAAATAACATTTACCTGGTTTTCAACATTTCTTTATAACTATTTTTTATTTATTAATGTCACTCTTTGAAGATAAATATTTGTTTGTTTTAAACTATTATTCTAAAAATTTCAAGTTCTATATAAGCTATTACAAAATATGTTTTGTAATTTATATATGATTATTTATAGATAAAAAATGATTACTTTGTCTATTTTCTTTGACATTTGAAGGTTGTATCAAAAATCTACCTACGAACCAGAAGTTTTTTATGTTCAATTAGACAGACTTAATTAAGATAGAAGCGATTGCTACATTATTCTTAATATATTTTGTATAATCTTACCTTTATTTTCTTTGCACTTTTTTAAGTAATAGCTGAATCGTGACTCTTTTTTATTTTGTGAACAAGCTTAGATAAAAAATAACCTTGACCACCAGCTAGTCCTAAATTTGAGCTATCTAATTTAACCCAATAAAAATCGAAGGCTATAGGGTTTTTGCTCGTACTTGAATGTATTTCCCAATGCCGCCAAGTAGATGGTGTAGGCTGAGTTAATTCGAGATGATAAACATAACGTTCTTGAATTTCATCACGATAGGGAGTCATGTTGTATTGATAAATACCCAATAACTCAATAATGCGAACTCCCTTAACACCAGATTCTTCATAAATTTCCCGCAGTACAGCTTCAGATGGCTCCTCACTTTCTTCAACTGTACCAGCTGGTACTTGCACGCCAGCTTCAGGAAAATCAGTATGTGTAAAAACCATTAATCCATCTTTGTTAGTTACGTAAGCGATCGCTTTTTTTATTAGGGGTTGAGTGGACATAGTTTTTATACTGTGTGTTGTTAGATTTATGAAATACCATAATTTATATAAGATAAACGTTTAAAATTTATTTCATTTCATAAATATCCTAAATTATTCAATAACAACAAGATCCCCGACTTCTTAAAGAAGTCGGGGATCTAAGTCTTTCGAGATAATTGATTATTATCCAATGATTTATGACTTGAATCGAAACAAATATTGGTTAGAATAACTTAGATTAGCAACTATTCAGAGGCATAATCTGTGCATACTCTGGTTGTCAAAAGTGTAAAATAACACAATACTTTCATAAATACATCAACTATGCAAGCAGAATATCGGCAGCGTCGCGAGCAATTAATGGCAAAAATTGGTGATGGAACAGCCATTTTTCGCAGTGCGCCAATGGCAGTGATGCACAACGATGTCGAGTATGTTTATCGCCAAGATAGTGATTTTTTTACTTGACTGGTTTTAATGAGCCACAAGCAGTAGCAGTGTTAGCACCGCATCACGCAGAACATCGGTTTGTGTTGTTTGTCCAACCGAAGGATCGGGAAAAGGAAGTATGGACTGGTTATCTTTGTGGGGTAGATGCAGCGAAGGAAATTTATGGTGCTGATGAAGCTTACCCCATTAGCGAGTTAGATGAAAAGTTACCGCAGTATTTAGAAAAAGCTAGCCGGATTTACTATCACTTAGGACGCGATCGCACTTTTAACGATCAAATCCTGAAACATTACCAAAGTTTACTGCGGACTTATCCGAAACGCGGTACAGGCCCGATCGCTATTGAAGATACTGGCCCTGTCCTCAACAGCATGAGATTGATCAAAAGCGAAGCTGAGGTGGAATTGATGCGTCAAGCAGCTGCGATCGCCACCGAAGCACACAACTATGCCCAAGAAATTGCCGCGCCGGGACGTTATGAGTACGAAATCCAGGCGGAGATGGAACGCATCTTTCGAGTGCGGGGTGGAATGGGGCCAGCTTATCCTTCGATTGTGGCTTCTGGTGTCAATGCTTGCGTACTACACTACATTGAGAATAATCGTCAAATGCAGGATGGAGAATTACTGCTAATTGATGCCGGTTGTGCTTACGGTTATTACAACTCTGACATTACCCGGACATTTCCCGTGGGTGGTAAATTTACGCCAGAACAAAAGACACTGTATGAAATTGTTTTGGAGGCGCAAAAACAAGCGATCGCTCAAGTCCAACCAGGTAATCCCTTCAAATTAGTTCATGATACAGCAGTGCGCGTTCTCACAGAAGGTTTAGTCGAACTTGGCATTCTCAAAGGTGAAATCGACAAGTTAATTGAAGAAGAAAAATACAAACCGTATTATATGCACCGCACCAGTCATTGGTTAGGTTTAGATGTCCATGATGTCGGTGTTTATCAGCATGGTGAAGACAAACCACAGATTTTACAACCAGGTCAAATTTTGACAGTGGAACCGGGACTATATATTGTGCCAGATACCAAACTAGCAGAAGACCAGCCACAGACCGATCCGCGATGGGTTGGCATTGGCATTCGGATTGAGGATGATGTGTTAGTTACACCTGAGGGACATGAGGTGTTAACTGCTGGGGTTCCCAAAGAAATAGATGAAATCGAAAGATAGAAATGGCGATGGTAGAAAAGCCCCGGCGATTGAAATCGCGGCTATACAGACAAAACCCACCTGCGTGGGTTTAAACCCTTGATTTTGTATTAGTCCACGGAGGTAGACAATGCTAGTGTAGCCGTGACTTCCAGTCGCCCAATACTTTTAAAACTCCACTAAAGGAAAAATGGCGGTGAAAGTAGAACCAACGCCTACCTGTGAGGCTAGATTAATTTGACCTTGCAATAGTTTTACTAAACGCGAGACGATCGCTAATCCCAATCCTGTACTATCAGGAAGATAGGGACGATCGCTAGAACTCACGCGAAAGTAGGGTTCAAATATCTGGGCTTGGTTTTCAGGTGCAATGCCTACTCCAGTGTCAGAAACTGCGATCGCCCATCTTTGCTTCTCTAACACCTGACACATAATAATAATAGTCCCCGACTCTGTATAACGAATCGCATTACTAATAAGATTTGTAACAATTTGTTGCAACTGAAAAGAATCTGTGATTAATTTTTCCGGGATGCGATCGCAATCGACTACTATTTGTAAATTTTTTCCCGCAGCTAAAGGTTCCAACATTTCACACACATTACCGATTAATTGACGCACATCGGTAGGTGCTAATTGGAGTTTTATCTGCCCGGCGTCATAGCGCGAAAGTTCTAGTACATCATTAATTAGATGAAGTAACTGTCTACCATTGCGTAGTACGCGTTCAATATGTTCTAGATTGGTAACGCTGTCTTTGATCTCAGTCTTTCGTCGTTGTTGGCGTAAAAATAGATCCGAATAACCAATAATGGAAGTTAGAGGATGTTTCAATTCGTGGGCTAGTTGGGAAAGATAATCTTGATTAGTGCTAATTAGCCGCGTGAGTTCTTCATTATGGAGCGTTAGTGATGCTTGCAACTTCTGTAATTCACGCAGGCGTTCCTCAACATAACTCTTGAAACATCGAGCGATCGCTTCGTCTATAATAGCGTCAATCAAACGCATGGAACGAATTATCTCTGAGGGGATTCCTTTTAGTAAATCTGCTTGTAGAGCATCAAATATTACTGTTCGCAGCAGATGATATTCTCTAGCAATTTCTGCTGGATCAAAACCTTGTTCGGCTCGAATCGCTCCATGCTGAAAACTGGCAGTAACCATTGATTGAATATCATTCTCTTGAGATTTTGAAAGCACTGTCACCATAGCTTTCAAAACATCAGGAATATGATCCTTTACCGCTGTATAAGATAGGTCATCAGCACTTTCAATCCGTCTATCCTTGCGAACTGCTAAAATCCATTTATCAAGGATGGTGTCCGTTTTTTCAGCCAGGAGTTGACTAAAATCCATTATGTTAAATTCAGCTAGGAGATAGATGAGTAAACTTCCATATGCAAATAGTTTAACGACTAGAGTCGTGTTTTACCAAAATTAGTAATATCTTTCACCTACCAAAAGAAGTAGATTTTACAAATCCTCTTGCTGGTGAAATGAGTATACGTACATAAAGCTTAAAAAGTATAATATATATCTTAATGTCATCAATCTAAATCTAGCAGTTAACAGCCTTGTGACTTGATTGCCAAAATTATTTAGCTTACTGTGCAAGGATTTGATTCATAAGATAACCAAAATTATCAATTTTCTGGATTAGCGAAAAGTTAGGATAGGCAGTTGATTTAAGTAACAAAATAAACAACAACTATCAGAAGACAGATACTTTTACGGAAGTATCTATGTTAGGTTATGTATATCAATGTTATAATGCGCATAATAACTTAGTATTTACTTAGAGTAAGTCAGCTTAATCCAACAGATCACAGTGCGTGATGTTGGAGCGGAGGAACCAAATTGTGGGGCGTATCTAATAGAAAGTGAGGAGTTGAGAGTGAGGAGTTAGGAATTAAATAAAATTTAGTAACTCATAACTCATAACTTATAACTTTCTTTAGAAGGGCATCTCTCAGCCCTAGCCCGTCAGCTAACTTCGTAGGCATTGAGAGGAGACTGAAGAGACGGCATTTTTATAATGTTCCGATCTCATTCAGTGTCCAAGGCTGGTACTGCTCAAATTTTTGTACCTGCACTTAAACCTGTTGAGGTCGTAAATGATATTTCAACTAAACTTAGCAGCGATCGCGGCGATCGCTGGACAAGCGGCTTGGAAAAAGGCAAAACCTGTCATCCTTAGAGATGTCTTCTTTCTACCTGTATTGGGCTTCTTGGGAATAATAGTGTTGTGGTGGATTATTGCACTTGCCAATCATGAATTGATGCCCACCCCACCAGAAGCGCTAATCGCTAATCTAGACTACATAAGAAATCCCTTTTACGAGCGAGGTCCGGGTAACTTAGGAATTGGTTGGCTGTTGATCGCAAGTCTGCGCCGGGTATTAATAGGCTTTTTGTTAGGTGCGGTAGTAGCGATTCCTCTGGGGTTTCTAATTGGCATGTCCAGACCTAGCAATGCTAGCGTTTAATCCGATCATTCAAATTTTTAAACCTGTATCGCCTCTAGCTTGGCTACCCATCGCCTTAGCAATTTTCAACTTAGCAGAACCTTCCGCCATTTTTGTGATATTTATTACTTCCTTATGGCCGACAATTATTAATACCGCCTTAGGAGTTTCTAGCGTTCCCAAAGATTATTTAGATGTGGCACGAGTTTTGGAAATGCCTGATTGGCGAAGGATTACAAAAATAATTTTGCCTGCAAGCTTACCGTATATTTTTACAGGTTTGCGAATTAGTTTAGGCATAGCTTGGTTGGTCATCGTCGCCGTAGAAATGCTCACAGGCGGTGTTGGGATCGGCTTTTTTGTCTGGGATGAATGGAGTCGTTTAAACCTAAGTTCAGTATTTTTAGCCGTTTTCATAATTGGCTTAACTGGGTTAATTTTAGATTACGCCGTGGGTAAAATTCAAGAATTAGTCACCCATCGCCCTACAACTTCTAACTAACAAAATTTGGCTGCGTTCAAAACAGCAAAATCTAACAATACTCTGCACCTGAAGCGTGAGTAATTAATCACCAATGGAGCTACAAGAATGGGTGATAGTAACTGGACTCGACGAGACTTTATCAAAGGAATCGGAGCAACCACAA
This portion of the Nostoc sp. GT001 genome encodes:
- a CDS encoding NUDIX domain-containing protein, with amino-acid sequence MSTQPLIKKAIAYVTNKDGLMVFTHTDFPEAGVQVPAGTVEESEEPSEAVLREIYEESGVKGVRIIELLGIYQYNMTPYRDEIQERYVYHLELTQPTPSTWRHWEIHSSTSKNPIAFDFYWVKLDSSNLGLAGGQGYFLSKLVHKIKKSHDSAIT
- a CDS encoding HAMP domain-containing sensor histidine kinase: MDFSQLLAEKTDTILDKWILAVRKDRRIESADDLSYTAVKDHIPDVLKAMVTVLSKSQENDIQSMVTASFQHGAIRAEQGFDPAEIAREYHLLRTVIFDALQADLLKGIPSEIIRSMRLIDAIIDEAIARCFKSYVEERLRELQKLQASLTLHNEELTRLISTNQDYLSQLAHELKHPLTSIIGYSDLFLRQQRRKTEIKDSVTNLEHIERVLRNGRQLLHLINDVLELSRYDAGQIKLQLAPTDVRQLIGNVCEMLEPLAAGKNLQIVVDCDRIPEKLITDSFQLQQIVTNLISNAIRYTESGTIIIMCQVLEKQRWAIAVSDTGVGIAPENQAQIFEPYFRVSSSDRPYLPDSTGLGLAIVSRLVKLLQGQINLASQVGVGSTFTAIFPLVEF
- a CDS encoding VCBS repeat-containing protein, which produces MPDNSNSSPLGLNTSRLLSDSFAKSEILTTSLKSLNYDLGFGNKSSSLALESQAVTAPIKTSANPNPNPYLTSAAITPDFNGDGKTDKVWVNASTGEIIIRLMDGTTVVEQGSLGQFDLSAYDYKIADFNAXWQNRLLITQXDNLGENSVVLMDGTRVGSAAVLSSVDPAWSPQIGDFNGDRKTDIFWHNATTGENAIWEMDGTTVLNATVLDPTDTALTPTIVDFDGNGKSDIFWRNATTGDNTAWFMDGTQKTEFALQSQDAAWTSSLGDFNGDFKTDILWRNAQTGENKVWTMNGILVTEGALATLDSSWTSKIGDFNGDGKTDIFWHNGTTGANTAWLMDGTTVATEAFLPANNAALTPSLGDFNGDGKTDIYWRDQTAGTDNIWTINETTAVETPISDADKLGPEWYTF
- a CDS encoding MBL fold metallo-hydrolase, which encodes MKRRQLMGYAGAGLVTALVTTLGSESQADAQSSGLSVQWLGHTCFLFTGGGAKILVNPFRSVGCTAGYRPPKVAADLVLISSQLLDEGAVDVLPGNAKLIYEPGVYEFKGIKFQGIAIDHDRKGGKQFGSNTAWSWKQGGINILHLGGAAAPISIEQKILMGRPDVAFIPVGGSAKAYNAEEAKQAVQVLNPKLVIPTHYRTQAADAAKCDLSPLDNFLTLMQGMPVRRSNGDSISISPGKLPEKGEIQVLSYKF